In Aegilops tauschii subsp. strangulata cultivar AL8/78 chromosome 3, Aet v6.0, whole genome shotgun sequence, one genomic interval encodes:
- the LOC109739308 gene encoding putative ripening-related protein 6 yields the protein MAYAKLAALAMLVLLLQASTGTAARSPPAVSTSKIDGMPGVMTVNGFERGEDGGGPAECDGKYHSDDDMLVALPTGLYQGGARCFKMIRITSAGTGPSVEAMVVDECDSRKGCKNNIVDTSKAVWKALGLDTNVGEVPVTWSDV from the coding sequence ATGGCGTACGCTAAGCTCGCAGCCCTGGCCATGCTCGTGCTCCTACTGCAGGCGTCAACCGGCACCGCTGCCCGCTCGCCGCCGGCCGTTTCGACCTCCAAGATCGACGGCATGCCGGGGGTGATGACGGTCAACGGGTTCGAgcgcggcgaggacggcggcgggcCGGCGGAGTGCGACGGCAAGTACCACAGCGACGATGACATGCTGGTGGCGCTGCCGACGGGGTTATACCAGGGCGGGGCCCGGTGCTTCAAGATGATCCGCATCACCAGCGCGGGCACCGGGCCGAGCGTGGAGGCCATGGTGGTGGACGAGTGCGACTCCAGGAAGGGCTGCAAGAACAACATCGTCGACACCTCCAAGGCCGTGTGGAAGGCCCTCGGGCTCGACACCAACGTCGGCGAGGTGCCCGTCACTTGGTCCGACGTCTGA